A single genomic interval of uncultured Sphaerochaeta sp. harbors:
- a CDS encoding carbohydrate ABC transporter permease → MMKAQTSNYINRILTILVLLFLCFIVLAPFGVMGSYSIRTENELYDLNISFFPKKPTLDAYYELIANNELLFKWIFNSLYVTVTSTLLVIIFSAMMAYAIANFRFHGRKGLWFIIAMTQSIPWIIPLIPLYIMLSNMDVLDSLNTVMIVYTACFIPTSVWLMVGFFKKIPKDISEAARIDGCSNWGVLLRIIIPLSTNALCAIGLTAFIGGWGDYVTVTTIIRSKEVWTLPIAIQSLKGPFYTAWTQIMALGTIVSVPVVIIFLWLQKYLVNLLAGGVKE, encoded by the coding sequence ATGATGAAAGCACAAACAAGCAATTATATCAATCGGATCCTCACAATACTGGTCCTTCTTTTTCTTTGTTTCATAGTCCTTGCACCTTTTGGGGTAATGGGATCCTACTCTATTCGCACTGAAAATGAGTTGTATGATCTCAATATTTCCTTTTTTCCAAAAAAACCAACGCTCGATGCTTATTACGAGCTTATTGCAAACAACGAGCTCCTATTTAAATGGATTTTTAATTCACTTTATGTAACCGTAACTTCTACTTTGTTGGTAATAATCTTCTCTGCTATGATGGCATATGCTATTGCTAATTTCAGATTTCATGGTCGTAAGGGGTTATGGTTTATCATAGCCATGACGCAAAGCATCCCTTGGATTATTCCGTTGATTCCTCTCTATATTATGTTGAGCAACATGGATGTGCTAGATAGTTTAAATACTGTAATGATTGTTTACACGGCCTGTTTTATTCCAACTTCTGTTTGGCTAATGGTAGGTTTTTTCAAAAAGATTCCAAAAGATATTAGCGAAGCAGCAAGGATAGATGGTTGTTCAAACTGGGGTGTCCTCTTGCGTATCATCATACCACTTTCTACGAATGCGTTATGTGCTATTGGCCTGACCGCATTTATTGGTGGATGGGGTGATTATGTGACGGTAACAACCATCATCCGATCTAAAGAGGTCTGGACGCTTCCTATTGCAATTCAGAGTTTGAAAGGCCCATTTTATACTGCATGGACACAGATAATGGCTCTGGGTACAATTGTTAGTGTACCAGTTGTAATTATCTTCCTGTGGTTACAGAAATATTTAGTAAACCTACTTGCCGGTGGAGTAAAGGAATAA
- a CDS encoding VF530 family protein, which yields MTNSTTPVNNPLHGVTLENLLIRLVDYYGWNGLYDMLQLQCFYNDPSIKSSLKFLRKNLWARTKLEDIYLDLEYYLNEESRY from the coding sequence ATGACCAATTCAACTACACCAGTGAACAACCCTCTCCATGGCGTGACGCTGGAGAATCTGCTTATTCGTCTGGTCGATTACTACGGCTGGAACGGGTTGTACGACATGTTGCAGCTGCAATGCTTCTATAACGACCCCAGCATCAAATCCAGCTTGAAGTTCCTACGCAAGAACCTTTGGGCACGTACAAAGCTTGAGGATATCTACCTGGACCTCGAATACTACCTGAACGAGGAATCGAGGTATTAG
- a CDS encoding YwbE family protein — MVEIDMDGKIRADIHAGLEVLIVLKKDQATGATTKGVVKDILTNSRMHPHGIKVRLESGEVGRVKEILSRI; from the coding sequence GTGGTAGAAATCGATATGGATGGTAAGATAAGAGCTGATATACACGCAGGACTGGAAGTGCTTATTGTACTCAAGAAGGACCAAGCAACTGGTGCAACCACCAAAGGTGTGGTCAAGGACATCCTGACCAACTCTCGCATGCATCCGCACGGTATCAAGGTCCGTCTTGAGAGTGGTGAAGTAGGGCGTGTGAAGGAGATTCTATCACGGATATGA
- a CDS encoding DUF262 domain-containing protein: protein MKTILKTDITVAQICDGFVYNELEGKGLFGLSGKLTIQPEYQRNYIYADGKKDVAVIESVLKGYPLGLLYFNKLSDDNLEVLDGQQRITSLGRFITNKFAIKDENGMQQYFGGLAADKQTKILETKLLIYECEGAESEIKEWFKTINIAGVPLNDQERLNAVYSGPFVTLCKAEFSNSQNANVQKWSAYISGTVNRQDFLERAFEWVSKGKANIDDYMSRHRYDRNTEELKNYFNSVIDWVSGVFEDVEPEMRGIEWGRLYEQYHTQPYNRKKVSIELKKLYADLYIKNRKGVFEYILGGSSDTKLLVVRVFDEATKRSVYAEQTAKAEREGHSNCPLCSIGHDANKNKIWKLNEMDADHVAAWSKGGATEPSNCQMLCKTHNRVKGNS from the coding sequence ATGAAAACTATATTGAAAACTGACATTACTGTTGCCCAGATTTGTGATGGATTTGTTTATAACGAACTTGAGGGGAAAGGGTTGTTTGGATTATCCGGTAAACTCACAATTCAACCAGAGTACCAGCGAAATTATATTTATGCTGATGGGAAGAAAGATGTCGCTGTAATTGAATCAGTTCTAAAAGGATACCCGTTAGGTCTGCTTTACTTTAATAAATTATCGGATGATAACCTAGAGGTATTGGATGGGCAACAAAGAATCACAAGTCTCGGAAGGTTTATTACTAATAAGTTTGCAATCAAAGATGAGAATGGAATGCAACAGTATTTTGGGGGATTGGCAGCAGATAAGCAAACCAAAATTCTTGAAACAAAATTATTAATCTACGAATGTGAAGGTGCTGAGAGTGAAATAAAGGAATGGTTTAAGACTATCAATATTGCTGGTGTTCCTCTTAACGACCAAGAGAGGCTTAATGCGGTATACTCTGGTCCTTTTGTGACCCTATGCAAAGCCGAATTCAGTAACAGTCAAAACGCAAATGTCCAGAAATGGAGTGCTTATATTTCTGGTACTGTAAACAGGCAGGACTTTCTTGAACGAGCTTTTGAATGGGTAAGTAAGGGAAAAGCAAATATTGATGATTACATGAGCAGACACCGCTATGATAGAAATACCGAAGAATTGAAGAATTATTTTAACAGTGTGATAGATTGGGTGTCTGGAGTATTTGAAGATGTTGAGCCTGAGATGAGAGGGATAGAATGGGGAAGGTTATATGAACAGTACCATACTCAACCCTATAATCGGAAGAAAGTATCTATAGAATTAAAAAAACTCTATGCTGATTTATATATAAAAAATCGGAAAGGAGTTTTTGAATATATACTTGGAGGTTCCTCAGATACAAAATTACTTGTTGTTCGAGTATTTGATGAAGCAACCAAACGTTCCGTATATGCAGAACAAACAGCTAAGGCGGAGAGAGAAGGTCACTCAAATTGTCCTCTTTGCTCCATCGGCCATGATGCTAATAAAAATAAAATCTGGAAATTGAATGAAATGGATGCTGATCATGTTGCTGCATGGAGTAAGGGTGGAGCAACGGAACCAAGCAATTGCCAGATGTTATGCAAAACCCATAATAGAGTCAAAGGAAACTCTTAG
- a CDS encoding glycoside hydrolase family 172 protein, with the protein MQDSWLYHPTKSTSHAINAENPTGAKGNGGKSIGKLGPSRKGSPCLRDIKHGEVVTLMDVKASGMITHIWMTVDQKTSEAERYVFRDLVLRMYWDDEEYPSVECPLGDFYCLGFGESYLIDSYFITAAPNRGMNSFFPMPFKKRARITLENQHAETIGHFFYQIDYLEDVSHSPDVLYFHAHWRREPITTLKEDYVLLDRVKGKGTYIGSFIGLTSLQRYWWGEGEIKFFIDGDTDYPTICGTGMEDYFGGSWSFAKQEEGRTIEQTYSYQHFGYPFYSNRDTLIHSNYHMDDTLPMRSFYRWHAKDPIFFHKDLKVTLQQIGVGHGGLFERQDDVCSVAYWYQDHPHEPFPILLDASDRWPR; encoded by the coding sequence ATGCAAGATAGTTGGTTGTACCATCCTACCAAATCTACATCACATGCGATTAATGCAGAAAACCCTACTGGGGCAAAAGGAAATGGCGGGAAATCAATTGGTAAGCTTGGTCCTTCTCGGAAAGGAAGTCCATGTCTGAGAGATATCAAGCACGGTGAAGTTGTAACCCTAATGGATGTTAAAGCCAGTGGTATGATTACACATATCTGGATGACTGTTGATCAAAAGACCTCTGAAGCAGAACGTTATGTTTTCAGAGACCTCGTGCTACGAATGTATTGGGACGATGAAGAGTATCCATCGGTTGAATGTCCTTTAGGAGATTTCTATTGCTTAGGGTTTGGAGAGTCGTATCTTATAGATTCATATTTCATTACAGCCGCTCCTAATCGAGGTATGAATAGTTTCTTTCCAATGCCGTTTAAAAAAAGGGCTCGTATTACGTTAGAAAATCAGCATGCAGAGACTATTGGCCATTTTTTTTATCAAATTGATTATCTAGAAGATGTGTCACATAGTCCGGATGTCTTGTACTTTCATGCACATTGGAGAAGAGAGCCTATTACTACATTGAAAGAAGATTATGTACTTCTTGATAGAGTTAAAGGGAAGGGTACTTATATTGGTTCTTTCATCGGTTTAACATCATTACAGCGATACTGGTGGGGGGAAGGTGAAATTAAATTTTTTATCGATGGTGATACAGACTATCCCACTATTTGTGGGACTGGAATGGAGGATTACTTTGGCGGATCGTGGAGTTTTGCAAAGCAAGAAGAAGGTAGAACCATAGAACAAACATATAGTTACCAGCATTTTGGTTATCCATTCTATAGTAATCGAGACACATTAATACATAGCAACTATCATATGGATGATACACTTCCGATGAGAAGTTTTTACCGTTGGCATGCAAAGGACCCAATTTTTTTCCACAAGGACTTAAAAGTAACACTCCAGCAGATTGGAGTCGGACATGGCGGTTTGTTTGAGCGTCAGGATGATGTTTGTTCAGTAGCATATTGGTACCAAGACCATCCTCATGAACCATTCCCAATCTTGCTTGATGCAAGTGATCGCTGGCCACGCTAA
- a CDS encoding Dam family site-specific DNA-(adenine-N6)-methyltransferase, which produces MQRKKFIRWAGGKQNMLKELLNNLPIDIEHRTLIEPFVGAATLFLNTNTREAALIDLNPFLMNTYSRIKDTYEEVYSAMKDLESKHNKEYYYKVRNDFNNDKSESIQQAARFIYLIQSSYNGIFRVNQQGIYNVPFGKNNPHFPSKEEFRYLSEKLQGTKLRCEDFSCVEEYATESSFIYFDPPYMPLNATSYFQHYTKERFQESEQVRLSKIANTLSTIGSKVMISSPNHDMIRNLYSDWRIIEIGVKRTISCKKNRATVSEILIMNY; this is translated from the coding sequence ATGCAACGGAAGAAATTCATAAGATGGGCTGGTGGTAAGCAAAATATGTTAAAGGAATTGCTTAATAATTTGCCAATCGATATAGAACATAGAACACTGATTGAACCCTTCGTAGGTGCTGCGACTCTTTTCCTCAATACGAATACAAGGGAGGCAGCTCTTATTGATCTTAATCCATTCTTAATGAATACCTATTCAAGAATTAAAGATACATATGAAGAAGTATATTCAGCCATGAAAGATTTGGAAAGTAAACATAACAAAGAATATTACTATAAAGTTCGCAACGATTTTAATAATGATAAATCTGAGTCGATACAGCAGGCAGCTAGATTTATTTATCTAATACAAAGTTCTTATAATGGAATCTTTAGGGTGAATCAACAAGGCATATATAATGTTCCATTCGGGAAAAACAATCCACATTTTCCATCAAAAGAAGAGTTTAGGTACTTGAGTGAAAAGCTGCAAGGAACAAAACTACGATGTGAAGATTTTAGTTGTGTTGAAGAATATGCAACAGAGTCTAGTTTTATCTATTTTGATCCACCTTATATGCCTCTAAATGCAACAAGTTATTTTCAGCATTATACAAAGGAAAGATTTCAAGAATCGGAGCAAGTTCGTCTTTCTAAAATTGCAAATACTCTATCAACCATTGGATCGAAAGTCATGATATCTAGCCCAAATCATGACATGATTAGAAATCTATATTCAGACTGGCGGATTATAGAAATTGGGGTTAAGCGTACGATCTCATGTAAAAAGAATAGAGCAACTGTTTCTGAGATTTTAATTATGAATTATTGA
- a CDS encoding type II toxin-antitoxin system YafQ family toxin, translating to MLKPSFTGQFKKDYKKAVKRGCNPKKLEEVITILCNEQPLPPSFHDHPLVNSKGYKGMRECHIQPDWLLVYKIVQDALILKLIRTGTHSDLF from the coding sequence ATGCTTAAGCCTTCATTCACTGGACAGTTCAAGAAAGACTACAAAAAGGCAGTAAAAAGAGGCTGTAACCCTAAAAAGTTGGAAGAGGTAATTACTATTCTATGTAATGAACAACCACTACCTCCATCATTTCATGATCATCCTCTCGTCAATTCAAAAGGCTATAAGGGGATGAGAGAATGTCATATCCAACCGGACTGGTTGCTTGTATATAAGATAGTACAGGATGCACTTATCCTGAAACTGATCAGAACTGGAACACATAGTGATTTATTTTGA
- a CDS encoding amidohydrolase family protein: MVHYESDYAITHALAYTDGALLPDATIVVEQGIITYVGMHDQKRVQHLVQVDAKGNLVGPGLVDMHIHGCGGFDSTRGNVQENLEGMALFLAGKGITSFQLAVVMDLDLLGQIKEAMEDSAILSSYLLGVYVEGPFISPEKRGGILPSGIRTFDKEYLERILSIKCGKRPLVSSMTIAPELQGSEELTSILEQNNIVVAYGHSDCLLDALKPREKNHLTHLFNAMSGIDHKRPGLAAMPFVRDYSHSTYELVCDGVHVHPSVIDLTINSLGTERLCLISDAMSLAGMGAGEGIYLGKQIYSNGKACFYSDSDILIGSAMLISDSAKNLVHKNLLDKQSFFQVACENPLRVLSQTDRGSIKPGYKADLVMLSSDMDIQEVFKAE, from the coding sequence ATGGTTCATTATGAAAGTGATTATGCAATAACCCATGCCTTGGCATATACGGATGGAGCCCTGCTACCTGATGCCACCATAGTGGTGGAGCAGGGGATTATCACCTATGTAGGTATGCATGATCAAAAGAGAGTACAGCATCTCGTTCAGGTTGATGCCAAGGGCAATCTTGTGGGCCCAGGTTTGGTCGATATGCACATCCATGGTTGTGGTGGATTTGATTCAACCAGAGGAAATGTACAGGAAAACCTTGAAGGCATGGCCCTGTTTCTTGCAGGGAAGGGAATCACGAGTTTCCAGCTTGCAGTTGTCATGGATTTGGATCTCTTGGGCCAGATCAAAGAAGCAATGGAGGACAGTGCTATCCTCTCATCCTATCTGCTTGGGGTCTATGTCGAAGGCCCTTTCATCTCACCTGAGAAAAGGGGTGGCATTCTCCCTTCAGGTATCAGGACCTTTGACAAGGAGTATCTGGAGAGGATTCTTTCTATCAAGTGTGGAAAGAGGCCTCTTGTCAGCTCCATGACCATTGCTCCTGAACTGCAAGGCAGTGAAGAGCTCACGAGTATCTTGGAACAGAACAACATTGTTGTGGCTTATGGTCATAGTGATTGTCTCTTGGATGCCTTGAAACCTAGGGAAAAGAATCATCTTACCCACCTCTTCAATGCGATGAGTGGCATAGATCACAAACGCCCAGGCTTGGCAGCCATGCCGTTTGTTCGTGACTACAGTCATTCAACGTATGAACTTGTTTGTGATGGCGTGCATGTGCATCCGTCAGTGATAGACTTGACGATCAATTCACTTGGCACAGAAAGGCTTTGCCTGATTTCTGATGCTATGAGTTTGGCGGGCATGGGCGCCGGTGAAGGTATCTATCTGGGCAAGCAAATCTATTCGAATGGAAAGGCCTGTTTTTACAGTGATAGTGACATACTGATAGGCTCTGCTATGCTGATCAGCGACTCAGCAAAGAACCTTGTTCACAAAAACCTATTGGACAAGCAATCCTTCTTTCAAGTTGCGTGTGAGAACCCCTTACGGGTGCTTTCGCAAACAGATCGAGGCAGCATCAAACCCGGATACAAGGCTGACTTGGTGATGCTCTCTTCTGACATGGATATCCAAGAGGTTTTCAAGGCAGAGTAA
- a CDS encoding adenine-specific methyltransferase EcoRI family protein, giving the protein MANSHLSNAKNTKNDEFYTQYQDIEKEVTAYIEYDPDVFRGKTILLPCDDPEWSNFTKYFAQNFDRFGLKKIISTSYAPESKRYKGGYQPTLFETLDPHFDATKTKVKGKIFILDHDRYGDGKIDVNDLEWEYMKGDGDFRSEEVKQLRDEADIIVTNPPFSLFRSFLPWINETERKFLIIGNMNAITYKEVFRLIKENKVWLGATGNGSDMVFAVPKGAEVSEKDREKAARLGYIGDYTRLGNSCWFTNLDHGRRHQTLPLMTESDVIKFGLKKPFEKYVNYDAIEIPYVKYIPSDFKGVMGVPISFLDKYSPEQFQIVGMCENEDLYQLKTKVFTTKECKQAYLAKFNKKGTYDLNASGVVIRNGLYEKVYQRILIKHKG; this is encoded by the coding sequence ATGGCAAACAGTCATCTTTCAAACGCCAAAAATACTAAGAATGATGAGTTTTATACTCAGTACCAGGATATTGAAAAAGAAGTCACAGCTTATATTGAATATGATCCTGATGTGTTTCGAGGAAAGACAATTCTTCTTCCTTGTGATGATCCTGAATGGAGCAATTTTACTAAATACTTTGCCCAAAATTTCGATAGGTTTGGTTTAAAGAAAATTATTAGTACAAGTTATGCACCTGAAAGCAAGCGATATAAGGGTGGTTATCAACCAACATTATTTGAAACGTTAGATCCTCATTTTGATGCAACAAAAACAAAGGTAAAAGGAAAGATTTTTATACTTGATCATGATAGATATGGAGATGGGAAGATAGATGTGAATGATCTGGAATGGGAATATATGAAGGGAGATGGCGATTTTAGAAGTGAAGAAGTTAAGCAACTTAGAGACGAAGCTGACATAATTGTTACCAATCCTCCATTTTCATTGTTTCGAAGCTTCTTGCCATGGATCAACGAAACAGAGAGGAAGTTTTTGATAATTGGAAATATGAATGCTATCACCTACAAAGAGGTGTTTCGATTAATCAAAGAAAATAAAGTGTGGTTAGGCGCAACTGGGAATGGAAGTGATATGGTTTTTGCTGTCCCTAAAGGAGCCGAAGTTTCTGAGAAAGATAGAGAAAAGGCTGCTCGTCTTGGATATATAGGAGATTATACTCGATTAGGAAATTCGTGTTGGTTCACTAATCTTGATCATGGGCGTAGACACCAGACCCTTCCCTTGATGACAGAGTCTGATGTAATCAAATTTGGGCTAAAGAAGCCGTTTGAAAAATATGTTAATTATGATGCGATTGAAATTCCGTATGTAAAATATATTCCTAGTGATTTTAAAGGTGTAATGGGTGTTCCAATCAGTTTTCTTGATAAGTATTCACCTGAACAATTTCAGATTGTTGGGATGTGCGAAAATGAAGACCTTTATCAGCTAAAAACAAAAGTCTTTACAACCAAAGAATGTAAACAAGCATATCTTGCAAAATTCAACAAAAAGGGAACATATGATCTTAATGCAAGTGGTGTCGTTATCCGTAATGGTTTGTATGAGAAAGTATATCAACGGATCCTAATAAAGCATAAAGGATAA
- a CDS encoding IS3 family transposase yields the protein MVTLLEKDTGKKLGSRRIRRIMKEKELQSAVRRKKYSNEVYIRRRKMKESLPPDLIQRHFYALEPYKRMVEDITYLPCIEQTYYLNAIADLYNGEILAYTISDSVDTKLCTDTVKALMNRIKCIAGAVLHSDGGSTYQSYAYRSLLEALGIRMSLGKTGICYENAAMESLNEIIKTECLYCRFGKSNVKNRRIPKRDIIPAVEAFIEFYNTERPKERLGFLSPVSSGSGIRKGPTRWL from the coding sequence ATGGTTACGCTTCTGGAGAAGGATACAGGAAAGAAACTGGGGTCCCGGCGTATCCGCAGGATCATGAAAGAAAAGGAACTGCAGTCCGCTGTACGGAGAAAGAAATACTCCAATGAGGTCTACATCAGGAGAAGGAAGATGAAGGAATCACTTCCTCCTGATCTCATCCAGAGGCATTTCTACGCACTTGAGCCATACAAGCGGATGGTGGAGGATATTACCTATCTCCCCTGCATTGAACAGACCTATTATCTCAATGCGATTGCAGATCTGTACAACGGGGAAATCCTGGCATACACCATTTCTGATTCAGTGGATACCAAGTTGTGCACAGATACGGTAAAGGCGCTCATGAATCGGATCAAGTGTATTGCAGGTGCCGTCCTCCATAGTGATGGAGGTTCTACCTACCAGTCTTATGCCTACAGATCATTGCTGGAAGCACTCGGGATCCGGATGAGCCTGGGAAAGACAGGAATCTGCTACGAAAACGCGGCGATGGAATCCCTCAATGAGATCATCAAGACTGAATGCCTCTACTGCAGGTTCGGTAAGAGCAATGTAAAGAACCGAAGGATACCCAAGCGAGATATCATCCCGGCAGTGGAAGCCTTCATTGAGTTCTACAATACAGAACGACCAAAGGAACGGCTAGGATTTCTTTCTCCCGTGAGTTCAGGCTCAGGAATCCGAAAGGGACCTACCCGATGGTTGTGA
- a CDS encoding transposase, producing the protein MKSITEILGGCQMVFGISYDIQEIFEGYVTNEHRTFIQLLQVIEEFLPACDRPGSLLGRKSYDEMAMIRSCLAKQFFNIATVTSLRNRLLSDPALRQICGFSTVPSEATFSRRYASYAQNRLMEQTLGPLVSSYLGGHIVGHISRDSTAIEAREKATNTKKEVKPKGKRGRPKKGTEPRDKKQSVLEKQLAQSSEQAIGELNTLCSWGCKRNSQGNNNYWKGYKLHLDVTDSGIPISAIVTGANVHDSQAAIPLERMSSERVTHLYSLMDSAYDAKPIKDFIITSGRIPIIDPNKRRKQQRVLSPAEKQRFKIRSTVERSNAHLKDWLIPSKIMVRGPDKVAHCLMTGVLCLAAIKILQYCILPGLQKTA; encoded by the coding sequence ATGAAAAGCATAACAGAAATCCTGGGCGGTTGCCAGATGGTATTCGGCATTTCCTACGACATCCAGGAGATTTTCGAAGGATATGTGACCAACGAGCACCGCACATTCATCCAACTGCTGCAAGTGATCGAGGAATTCCTGCCCGCATGCGACCGCCCCGGTAGCCTGCTCGGACGCAAATCGTATGATGAGATGGCGATGATCCGTTCTTGCTTGGCCAAACAATTCTTCAATATTGCCACGGTCACCTCGCTACGCAACCGATTGCTCAGCGATCCTGCGCTGAGGCAAATATGTGGGTTTTCCACCGTTCCCAGCGAAGCCACCTTCAGCAGAAGATACGCCTCCTATGCCCAGAATCGACTCATGGAACAAACTCTCGGTCCATTGGTATCGTCGTATCTGGGTGGGCACATCGTGGGACACATCAGTCGTGACTCAACGGCGATCGAGGCACGCGAAAAGGCAACCAATACCAAGAAGGAAGTGAAGCCCAAGGGCAAACGTGGCAGACCGAAGAAAGGTACTGAACCGAGGGATAAGAAACAATCCGTTCTGGAGAAGCAACTTGCACAGTCATCCGAACAGGCGATCGGTGAGCTGAACACCTTGTGCAGCTGGGGATGCAAGCGAAACAGCCAGGGCAACAACAATTATTGGAAGGGCTACAAGCTGCATCTGGATGTTACTGACAGCGGCATTCCCATCAGTGCCATCGTCACCGGTGCGAATGTTCATGACAGCCAAGCGGCCATTCCCTTGGAGCGGATGTCCAGTGAACGGGTTACCCATCTGTATTCACTGATGGATAGTGCCTATGATGCGAAACCCATCAAGGATTTCATCATCACAAGTGGCAGGATCCCCATCATCGATCCGAACAAGCGGCGCAAGCAGCAACGCGTTCTCTCTCCCGCTGAGAAGCAACGCTTCAAGATACGCTCCACCGTCGAACGCTCCAATGCCCATCTGAAGGATTGGCTGATCCCCTCGAAGATCATGGTACGGGGACCTGATAAGGTAGCCCATTGCCTGATGACCGGTGTGTTGTGTCTTGCGGCGATCAAGATACTGCAGTATTGCATCCTTCCAGGCTTACAGAAGACAGCGTAG
- a CDS encoding glycoside hydrolase family 172 protein, which yields MLDKLFEIKNVQSRSISAENPQGLPGVGGKKASNLGVGRKGRPQITLPHGESIILADIDGPGMIRHFWFTVGLHTQHQDFVLRNLVLRMYWDEEGSPSVEVPLGDFFCCGFGAASEVNSIPITVAPQGGYNSYWEMPFKKHARITITNEHIDDVKGFFYTINYSLGDEIPENCGYFHAQWRRSNVVKPGQDHIVLDGVKGRGLYVGTYLAFAALGRYWWGEGEFKFFIDRDTTWPTICGTGVEDYFGGAWCYWKMDDNDVTDFSIGNYSTPFLGYHYHSSVANRKIDNYAQEGIPCHGLYRWHLQDPIRFNEALKVTVQDIGHDDHALFERSDDISSVAYWYQEESHEVFPILPPSIERRPR from the coding sequence ATGTTAGACAAGTTGTTTGAAATCAAGAATGTACAGAGTCGTTCGATCAGTGCAGAGAACCCTCAAGGGTTGCCGGGTGTTGGTGGCAAAAAAGCGAGTAATCTCGGTGTTGGCCGAAAAGGTAGGCCACAAATAACGTTGCCACACGGAGAGTCGATTATTTTAGCTGATATTGATGGACCAGGAATGATCAGACATTTCTGGTTTACTGTAGGTCTTCACACGCAACATCAGGATTTTGTGTTGAGAAATCTGGTATTACGAATGTATTGGGATGAAGAGGGTTCTCCATCAGTCGAAGTCCCCCTTGGTGATTTCTTCTGTTGTGGATTTGGTGCTGCCAGCGAGGTCAATTCAATACCAATCACAGTTGCCCCACAAGGTGGATACAATAGTTATTGGGAAATGCCTTTCAAAAAGCATGCGCGAATTACTATAACAAATGAACATATCGATGATGTAAAGGGTTTCTTTTATACCATCAACTATTCATTGGGTGATGAAATCCCTGAAAATTGTGGATATTTCCATGCACAGTGGAGACGATCAAATGTAGTTAAACCAGGTCAGGATCATATAGTATTGGATGGCGTAAAAGGTCGGGGATTGTACGTAGGTACATATCTTGCGTTTGCTGCGTTAGGTCGATATTGGTGGGGAGAGGGTGAATTCAAATTTTTTATCGACAGAGACACAACATGGCCTACAATTTGTGGTACCGGCGTTGAGGACTACTTCGGTGGAGCATGGTGTTATTGGAAGATGGACGACAACGATGTAACTGATTTTTCTATCGGAAACTATTCAACTCCTTTCCTAGGATATCATTATCATAGTAGTGTTGCAAACAGGAAGATTGACAACTATGCACAGGAAGGGATTCCCTGCCATGGTCTATACCGCTGGCATTTACAGGATCCAATACGATTCAATGAAGCATTAAAGGTTACAGTCCAAGATATAGGACATGATGACCATGCATTGTTTGAGCGTTCTGACGATATTTCAAGTGTTGCTTACTGGTATCAAGAGGAATCCCATGAAGTATTCCCAATACTGCCACCCAGTATTGAGAGGCGACCTAGGTAA
- a CDS encoding type II toxin-antitoxin system RelB/DinJ family antitoxin codes for MAGKADTSMTIRMNREVKEEAQMIFSELGMDMTTAINVFLRQAIYHSGFPFEVVLHAPNDVTLSAMKSAEQGKDMHGPFDSVSSLMDALNNA; via the coding sequence ATGGCAGGAAAAGCCGATACCAGTATGACAATCCGCATGAATCGGGAAGTTAAGGAAGAAGCGCAGATGATTTTTTCTGAGCTTGGTATGGATATGACTACCGCAATCAATGTTTTTTTACGACAGGCAATTTATCATAGTGGTTTTCCCTTTGAGGTAGTTTTACATGCTCCTAATGATGTGACTCTCTCTGCAATGAAATCAGCTGAGCAAGGAAAGGATATGCACGGCCCGTTTGATAGTGTTTCAAGCCTGATGGATGCGCTGAATAATGCTTAA